In Taeniopygia guttata chromosome 7, bTaeGut7.mat, whole genome shotgun sequence, a single window of DNA contains:
- the GALNT5 gene encoding polypeptide N-acetylgalactosaminyltransferase 5, producing MHRVLSMDATLAPRDPRAPGQFGHPVAVPDDKQEEAKSRWKEGNFNVYLSDLIPVDRAITDTRPAGCSEQQVHDDLPSTSIIMCFVDEVWSTLLRSVHSVLGRSPPHLVQEIILVDDFSTKEHLKEQLDAYMSRFPKVKILRLRERHGLIRARLAGAQVATGAVLTFLDSHVECNVGWLEPLLERVRLRRTKVACPVIEVISDKDMSYMTVDNFQRGIFTWPMNFGWRQIPQEVIEKNKIKETDIIRCPVMAGGLFSIEKKYFSELGMYDPGLDVWGGENMELSFKVWMCGGEIEIVPCSRVGHIFRNDNPYSFPKERVRTVERNLARVAEVWLDEYKELFYGHAYHLLLSAVDVGDLRPQSRLREQLRCKTFRWYLQNVYPDLEAPLVKASGLLMNVALAGCIAVEGTTLAFRECDVNNPNQKFNYTWLRLVQHGELCLAPAGVLGAVGLRRCQGRSRSLAWLHRSLAAAQPGLAEHLISEQQQQQPPGPACLEAAPSRRALRVKRCDPGNPHQKWRFGRYHAD from the exons ATGCACAGAGTCCTGTCCATGGATGCAACTCTCGCCCCAAGAGACCCCCGAGCTCCAGGCCAGTTTGGACATCCTGTTGCTGTCCCTGATGATAAACAAGAAGAAGCAAAAAGTCgatggaaagaaggaaatttcAATGTCTACCTCAGCGATCTGATCCCTGTGGATCGAGCCATCACCGACACCAGGCCTGCCGG GTGCTCCGAGCAGCAGGTCCACGACGACCTGCCGAGCACCAGCATCATCATGTGCTTCGTGGACGAGGTGTGGTCCACCCTGCTGCGCTCCGTGCACAGCGTCCTCGGCCGCTCTCCCCCGCACCTTGTCCAGGAGATCATTCTGGTGGATGACTTCAGCACCAAGG agcacctCAAGGAGCAGCTGGATGCGTACATGTCGCGCTTCCCCAAGGTGAAGATCCTGCGCCTCCGGGAGAGGCACGGGCTGATCCGGGCCAGGCTGGCGGGAGCCCAGGTCGCCACAG GTGCCGTGCTGACGTTCCTGGACTCGCACGTGGAGTGCAACGTGGGCTGGCTGGAGCCGCTGCTGGAGCGCGTCCGCCTGCGCCGCACCAAGGTGGCCTGCCCCGTCATCGAGGTCATCAGCGACAAGGACATGAG TTACATGACCGTGGACAACTTCCAGCGCGGGATTTTTACTTGGCCAATGAATTTTGGATGGAGACAGATTCCACAAGAAGtcattgagaaaaataagaTCAAGGAAACTGATATAATAAg GTGCCCCGTCATGGCAGGTGGCCTGTTCTCCATCGAGAAGAAGTATTTTTCTGAGCTGGGAATGTACGACCCAGGACTGGATGTCTGGGGAGGGGAAAATATGGAGCTTTCATTCAAG GTCTGGATGTGCGGAGGAGAGATCGAGATCGTTCCCTGCTCCAGAGTGGGGCACATTTTCAGGAACGACAATCCCTATTCCTTCCCCAAAGAGCGGGTGAGGACGGTGGAGAGGAACCTGGCCCGCGTGGCAGAGGTGTGGCTGGACGAGTACAAGGAGCTGTTCTACGGGCACGCCTACCACCTGCTCCTGAGCGCCGTGGACGTGGGCGACCTGCGCCCGCAGAGCCGGCTGCGGGAGCAGCTGCGCTGCAAAACCTTCCGCTGGTACCTGCAGAACGTCTACCCGGACCTGGAAGCGCCCCTGGTCAAAGCCAGCGGGCTG CTCATGAACGTGGCCCTGGCGGGGTGCATCGCTGTGGAAGGCACCACGCTGGCTTTTCGGGAGTGTGATGTTAACAACCCG AACCAGAAGTTCAACTACACCTGGCTGAGGCTGGTGCAGCACGGAGAGCTCTGCCTCGCCCCGGCCGGCGTGCTGGGAGCCGTGGGCCTGCGccgctgccagggcaggagccgcagcctggcctggctccaCAGGTCGCTGGCCgctgcccagccagggctg gCCGAGCACCTcatctctgagcagcagcagcagcagcccccggGGCCGGCGTGCCTGGAAGCGGCTCCCTCGCGCAGAGCGCTGCGGGTGAAGCGCTGTGACCCCGGGAACCCTCACCAGAAGTGGCGGTTCGGCCGGTACCACGCCGACTGA